The Candidatus Woesearchaeota archaeon nucleotide sequence CATATTTATCATCGTAGGTATCATTATTGGAGGAATTTCATTCATAAAAGAAGAACTCTTATTCTTCAGATATGCAAGCCTTGTTTTTCTGGTGTATGGTATTTTTAAAGTAGTAATTGCCTATACCAATGCGAACAAAAATGATAAAAACACGCTGAAAGTAGATCAGCAGCAAGCAATACATCCAGCATTAGCGAGACAGCAGGAAATCATGAAACAGGAAAATGTATTTTGCAGAAAATGCGGCAGTCAATTATCAGTTTTTGATAATTTCTGCAGTTACTGCGGGAATAAACTACGATAGGTGAATTAAGATAATAACTTTAACACTTGTAATCGCAGTAAATGTGGATATTGTTTAAGATACCGCTTTACTTTCTTACTATCTAATCTCTTCTTAAATTCATGTAATAAATCCTTACTAGTCTTCTGTTTGAAATAAACCATATCAATAAACGTTTTTTCAATATCAGAATAAGGAAAATAGAAATCACCTACCTGATGATACTCAATTCCAAAAAAATATTTTTTATCGAGCCGTCTTACTAACACATTAATGTCTTGAACTTTTCTTATACCCTGTCGCACTCGTTGATATGTTATAATGATAGGTATAGTTTCTTGTTCCCATAGATTATGAAAGCTTAAAGCATCTTGCAAGCCAAGATAGCTCGGTTTATAACAGAAAGCAAGTAAGTTTGGATCATCATATAATGAATAATACCCTTTGGCAATTGTCTTTATCTTGTCCGCAAGAAGCAAATTTCGTATGAGTTGTTTCGCATACAACGTTTTATTCTTAGTTCTGGCTCTGATAATCATTTCAATAGACTTAAAACTAACAACGGGAGTTTTTTTGAATAAAGCTTCGACTTGTTTCTGATAATATTGTTTACCCATTATAATTTCCTTTTAATATAAGCTAGCATATCATCTGTACGTGGCACAAGACCTTGTATGATAATGGACTTGAGATCTTGTTTATCGATTGGTTGCTCAAAATGTTTAACCAAACGTGCAAGATCGTCCTTTATTCGTTTAGTATCTGAGATGTATTTAAGGAGAAAATATATATCATATAAATCTCGTATTTTTTTCCTTGACAAATAAGCTGAAACTTTTTCTTTGATTAAATCTTTAACAGATAATGTGCACACCGATAAGATAGTGCCATCACTAGCTCGATAATCAGCTAATTCATCCTGCTTAGATAAAAACAATCCTTCAAACCGAACACTTGTTTTATTAAATTCTAAGATAGAATATAAACTCTTGTCCAATATTCTCTTCTTTTTAATAACAAAACCCTTTTTCTCTAAACGTTCAAAAAAAGCATTAATCTGAGATACTTGCTTAGGGAAATACACATCAATATCTTCAGAGAACCTGTTTCCATGATAACAACGCCAGATCGCAGTTCCTCCATGAAGCACTGCGCGATTAAACAGGGTGTAGAGTTCCTTAACTATTAAATCCTGTGCTTGGGCAATATCTTTATGCTGCTGTCGTTTTAAGGTTAACATAAGCGGTATATCCATAATCATCATCTATTATAATCAACTAAGGTTACTAATATATATAACTTTCGTTTATTTATGTTTTATAACTTATATGAATCCCCTTACTACCTCTATAACACATGGGCTTATTTGACAACATGCTAAAAGAAGGTGAATCTTTATTCAAAAATGAGGCAGCTTTGTTCACCTAAGATTTAATTCACGTAATAATTCAACAACGTAACATATAATTTCCTCATCATTAAAATGCTTAATATCTTGATATTTATCCAGTTTCTTACTGCAACGTTTAACAGCGAGTTCTTTAATTAAATCAATATCTTCACTATTCCAATTTCCTGCAGCTTTCTCAGAACTCAACAACGCATAAAGCTCTTCTTCATGCTGAAGATGTTTAATACTTTCAGGATGATTAGTGTAATCAACAAGAATTCTATGGGCAGCCCATAATCCAATAAAAACTGCTAATGCTTCAAGATCTTTTCTTTTGCTCATATTTAAGCGCCTTTTCAAGAGAGTGATATAAATAACGGAGATAGCATAACGCTATTTTACGCTGAACAGGATTGCTAGTATTATTTTTTAGAGCGAGAGCTGTTGCAGAGCCTATATTCTCTTGCATCACTCGAAGTAATTGGTTATGATTAACTTTTTTCTTTAGAAATTGATTTATTGCAAGACAGGTTCGTAAAGCATTATAAATATATTTAGACTCAATCTGTGAGCTTGTCTCAAGGATGGTATCTATTTCTAATAACTCTCTCCATAAATACCACCTATTAACAATGAGTTTTTTTCCCAGTTTAATAGCACCGTAAATAACGTTATGATCTTCTAACATATGGTGAAGCAATGGATTATAGGGATAATGTTTTTTAAGATAACTATGTTCAATAAGCATAATATCAATAGGAACAGTAACCGCAGATTCTATTTTCTTCTTCAGCTTATATTTATCCATCTGTGTTTTCCATAATTTCTTTTTAACAACAATCATTATATCAATATCACCATAATAGGTATGATTATTTCTTACATATCCTCCAAAAAGAACAATTGCCTGAATATGGGAACTAACATCAGATAACGCCGATAATAATTTTTGTTTTAATACAATATCCTCACGTTCATATTTTCTCCTGCGATAGTCGAGCAAAGGAAGCAGGTTAAGTTGAGATGCATATCTGGCAGCAGCTAATTTTGGTCTAATTGACCTGCTCAAATAATTACTCTCTGTTTGCGTAATTGGCTTATTGTTCAAACGCGCCGTAACTACATCAATCTCTCGAGGACTTAAAATAGGTTTCAATTGCTGTCGTTCAATCATATAACTATTATAATAGTTAAGTCATATTTAAAGATTTCTAATGGTGTTAGTATTTTAATATGTCAAGAACCACCATTACGGAAATCCGTCGTGAACTTCGTTCATGCCATCTGGTTTGTGACCGGTGGTTCTTGAGCACAACGCTCGATATCCTATCCACCATTGAAACAATAGGTGGAATCTCGGTTGTTTGAACATAGCAAATATATTCTACAACATATATTTCACAGCATGAATATATATATATATACTCATTTTCAAAAAGATAGTACGTATTATTCAAAGAGGTGTTATTATGAATAAAAAAGCTTTATCAACAATGATGGCAGTATTTCTCGTTCTTACTATCGGAGCAGTAGGTTATGTAATAGGTACTTCCTCAGGAGCAACTGGTTTTGCAGTAAAGACAACAAACATAGATTCTGCAAATGTATGCAGATACGGAGAAAAACAATGTGGATTTGGAGTAGGAAAAGACACAACTAAAAAAGCATATAGTGTATGTGACGACATATCTGTTGAACCTGAAGATGAAGGTAAGACTGGATACCAAATATGCCAAAAACAAGAATCATTCAAAGAATGTGATTTTATAGAAGTTAATATAAGGTATATCTATCTCTCATCTGCTGATAACAGTTGTAGTGGAGGACGACAATTTGAATATGATAATACACATAGTCTACCTTGCACCGAAGTAGTATACAGCCCCAATATACAGAATAAGTGTAATTTAATGAATTATAACAATGCTGTTGAACCTCTCTACGGTGACAGTACCAGTGAAAGAATTTCTCATGTATATTGTTGCAAATAATCTGTTTTATTTTTCTTCTTTCTTTATCCAAAAATTATTTATACTTGTTTCATCTTTATACTAATATAAATGACACTTATTTACACAGATCATTTAAAATTACGATTATTACTTAGGAAAATACCTTACGAATATCCTGGGATAAAACATGAATAAACGATATCATTATGATAAAAAATCAGAAAAAACAAATGATTCTTAAAAATTGAATTTACTATTCCACGACCAATATAAATCCCTCTGCTCTCTTGGTATGATATGGGCTTATTTGATAACATATTAAAAGAAGGTGAATCATTATTCAAAAACGAAGTAGTCTTAGACTTCTCATTCCAGCCAAAACTCGCATAAATCATAAAATATATAAACGTTTAAGTTATTACAACAATTGTTTAAAAATGTTAAACATAATAAATAAAGGATACCTTGACATATTGAGGTTATTTTACGCAAGTAAAGACAGTATCCATCTTAGAGAAATCGCTAAAAAAGCAAAACTTAATGAAAATAGCGCATACAGATTCTTAACTAAATTAGAAAAAGACAAGATTCTAAAATCAGAAAAAGAAGGAAACATGAAATTTTTCTCATTAAAAAACAATAAAAAAACAGACTCAATACTCACTTTTTTTGACATAGAAAGATATGAAAAGCTGCCTTCAATAAGAAGAACTGCAATAGAAACTTACCTTAACCATCTGCCAAAACAGCCAATATTTG carries:
- a CDS encoding zinc ribbon domain-containing protein; protein product: MTSIHGSIFIIVGIIIGGISFIKEELLFFRYASLVFLVYGIFKVVIAYTNANKNDKNTLKVDQQQAIHPALARQQEIMKQENVFCRKCGSQLSVFDNFCSYCGNKLR
- a CDS encoding nucleotidyl transferase AbiEii/AbiGii toxin family protein, whose protein sequence is MMIMDIPLMLTLKRQQHKDIAQAQDLIVKELYTLFNRAVLHGGTAIWRCYHGNRFSEDIDVYFPKQVSQINAFFERLEKKGFVIKKKRILDKSLYSILEFNKTSVRFEGLFLSKQDELADYRASDGTILSVCTLSVKDLIKEKVSAYLSRKKIRDLYDIYFLLKYISDTKRIKDDLARLVKHFEQPIDKQDLKSIIIQGLVPRTDDMLAYIKRKL
- a CDS encoding nucleotidyltransferase domain-containing protein, whose protein sequence is MIERQQLKPILSPREIDVVTARLNNKPITQTESNYLSRSIRPKLAAARYASQLNLLPLLDYRRRKYEREDIVLKQKLLSALSDVSSHIQAIVLFGGYVRNNHTYYGDIDIMIVVKKKLWKTQMDKYKLKKKIESAVTVPIDIMLIEHSYLKKHYPYNPLLHHMLEDHNVIYGAIKLGKKLIVNRWYLWRELLEIDTILETSSQIESKYIYNALRTCLAINQFLKKKVNHNQLLRVMQENIGSATALALKNNTSNPVQRKIALCYLRYLYHSLEKALKYEQKKRS
- a CDS encoding nucleotidyltransferase domain-containing protein codes for the protein MLNIINKGYLDILRLFYASKDSIHLREIAKKAKLNENSAYRFLTKLEKDKILKSEKEGNMKFFSLKNNKKTDSILTFFDIERYEKLPSIRRTAIETYLNHLPKQPIFAIIFGSTAKNTFRDDSDIDILIVTNERIKTNQAEDNAGAQSALKVSTFQITYKDFKREIKLKNDMVIQSAIASGFPLINHIKYYEDLQNAKI